A single genomic interval of Chloracidobacterium validum harbors:
- the mgtE gene encoding magnesium transporter yields MTTKQPNPQTANNVNPAEALRTLCEKSHPAVAAEALSALDVAAAWDILRDVTPSIRTEIFSHLTPSLQVEMVGTLPRADMARLLSDMPPDDRADLFRRLPEESRDAVLPALAEAEREDIRRLTDYEDGTSGAVMTSEYATLPPDLTVTDAIERLREIAPDKETIYYSYVVDDERKLLGFVSLKDLILARRDATIRDIMHEDVIFARASDDQEDAARLIQKYDLIALPIVNEDGALVGIITHDDAIDIITQEHTEDMRRFMAIAGSAGTEGYLRTPFWKHVQQRVGWLVGLAALGLVSGLIIHEFEATLTQVIILALYMPMVADTGGNTGSQSATVVVRALALREIAPRDAWRVLLKEFQVSVFLAAVLGCLAWAKVVWLSQDTALPPGITLSNVALVIAAALTGQVVTATLIGALLPLAAARLKLDPAVVASPALTTIVDITGLLIYFFTARWLLGL; encoded by the coding sequence GTGACGACAAAACAGCCAAACCCTCAGACTGCAAACAACGTCAACCCGGCAGAGGCGTTGCGAACACTGTGTGAGAAAAGCCATCCGGCCGTTGCCGCGGAAGCCCTCTCCGCGCTCGATGTGGCCGCGGCTTGGGACATCCTCCGGGATGTGACACCGAGCATTCGCACCGAAATTTTCAGTCACTTGACGCCGAGCCTACAGGTTGAGATGGTCGGTACGCTGCCGCGCGCGGATATGGCGCGGCTGCTTTCGGACATGCCACCCGATGACCGGGCCGATCTGTTCCGTCGCTTGCCAGAGGAATCCCGCGATGCGGTACTCCCGGCTCTGGCCGAGGCCGAGCGTGAGGATATTCGCCGCTTGACCGATTATGAAGATGGCACGTCCGGCGCGGTGATGACCTCGGAATATGCCACCTTGCCGCCAGATTTGACGGTGACTGACGCCATTGAGCGCCTGCGCGAAATTGCCCCCGACAAAGAGACAATCTACTACTCCTACGTGGTGGATGATGAGCGCAAACTGCTGGGGTTCGTGTCACTCAAAGACCTCATACTGGCACGCCGTGATGCCACCATCCGCGACATCATGCACGAGGATGTCATTTTTGCCCGCGCCAGTGATGACCAGGAAGACGCGGCGCGTCTCATTCAAAAGTACGACCTGATCGCTCTGCCCATCGTCAACGAGGACGGGGCGTTGGTTGGGATCATTACGCACGATGACGCCATTGACATCATCACCCAGGAGCATACGGAAGACATGCGGCGTTTCATGGCGATTGCCGGGAGCGCCGGAACGGAGGGCTACCTGCGGACGCCCTTCTGGAAGCATGTCCAGCAACGGGTTGGGTGGTTGGTCGGACTGGCCGCGTTGGGTCTGGTGTCGGGGCTGATTATCCATGAGTTTGAGGCGACGTTGACGCAGGTCATCATTTTGGCGCTTTACATGCCAATGGTTGCCGATACGGGCGGCAATACTGGCAGCCAGTCGGCGACGGTGGTTGTTCGGGCGCTTGCCCTGCGTGAGATTGCGCCACGCGACGCCTGGCGGGTGCTGCTCAAAGAATTTCAAGTCAGCGTCTTTTTGGCGGCGGTACTGGGATGTTTGGCGTGGGCCAAGGTCGTGTGGCTTTCTCAGGACACGGCGTTGCCACCGGGAATCACGCTGTCAAACGTGGCGCTGGTCATTGCCGCGGCGCTTACGGGGCAGGTTGTGACGGCGACGCTGATTGGCGCGCTGTTGCCGCTGGCGGCGGCGCGCCTGAAGCTTGACCCGGCCGTTGTGGCGAGTCCGGCCTTGACGACCATCGTGGATATTACGGGACTATTGATTTACTTCTTCACCGCACGCTGGCTGCTGGGGCTGTGA
- a CDS encoding branched-chain amino acid transaminase: MRHREIAFFEGSFVPLAEANINVMTHAFNYGTAVFEGIRGYWSEDDQEIYLFRPREHFVRLIQNASLLKMKLPYDADMLCELATEMVRRNGYREDVYIRPLVYKTARQIGTKLSPGDDVTMFVVPMRDYVDTSRPLAVSVSSWRRVEDNAIPARGKICGAYVNSALAATEARDNGYDEAIVLNSAGKVAEGAAMNVFIVRDGKLVTTPVYADILEGITRHTVVELARWELGIETEFRPIDRSELYIADEVFFCGTGAQIAAIGSVDRRPVGSGQVGPVTRRLQALYGDVVRGRVRHYGKWLLPCQMAAVDVDAMPCLAGFSE, encoded by the coding sequence ATGCGCCATCGTGAAATTGCCTTTTTCGAGGGAAGCTTCGTGCCCCTGGCCGAAGCCAACATCAACGTCATGACGCATGCCTTCAACTACGGGACGGCCGTTTTTGAAGGTATTCGCGGCTACTGGAGCGAGGATGACCAGGAAATTTACCTTTTTCGTCCACGCGAGCACTTTGTTCGGCTCATACAAAATGCCTCGCTGCTCAAAATGAAGCTGCCTTATGACGCAGATATGCTGTGTGAGCTGGCCACCGAAATGGTGCGTCGTAATGGCTACCGTGAGGATGTCTACATTCGCCCCTTGGTTTACAAAACGGCGCGTCAGATTGGCACAAAACTCTCACCTGGTGATGATGTTACGATGTTTGTCGTGCCCATGCGTGATTACGTAGATACGAGCCGCCCGCTGGCGGTTAGCGTGTCGTCATGGCGGCGGGTTGAGGATAATGCGATTCCGGCGCGCGGAAAGATTTGCGGCGCTTATGTCAACTCGGCGCTGGCGGCGACCGAGGCCCGCGATAACGGCTATGATGAAGCAATTGTGCTCAACTCGGCTGGCAAGGTAGCTGAAGGCGCGGCAATGAATGTGTTCATTGTGCGGGACGGGAAGCTCGTGACGACGCCAGTTTACGCCGACATCCTGGAGGGGATTACCCGGCACACGGTCGTTGAGCTGGCGCGCTGGGAGTTGGGCATCGAAACGGAGTTTCGCCCGATTGACCGCTCCGAGCTGTACATTGCCGACGAAGTGTTTTTCTGCGGCACAGGTGCGCAGATTGCCGCGATTGGCTCGGTGGACCGCCGCCCCGTTGGGAGCGGACAGGTTGGCCCCGTGACACGCCGCTTGCAGGCGCTTTATGGCGATGTTGTTCGCGGGCGCGTACGTCACTACGGGAAGTGGCTCCTGCCTTGCCAGATGGCAGCGGTGGATGTGGACGCCATGCCCTGCCTAGCCGGTTTTAGTGAGTGA
- the pdxR gene encoding MocR-like pyridoxine biosynthesis transcription factor PdxR has product MRITIDHSAKTPVYLQIKQAILAAIRDGKLVPGARLLATRELAQQLGVNRSTVAMAYDELLADGVVESFVGRGTFVARQTLAEVTALEGRASRQPPNRKMVWEGVFSERAQSPVVESLLDLYQVSTLRDVISFSGSFPDAGSFPTRDFRNSLHFAERTLGDEVYRYGPVAGYERLREYLAQRMREGGSDVTAENIIVTSGSQQALDLIARALISPGDTVAIENPTYPGAMTAFALAGARLLPIPVDEDGLCVEVLENVLRVQRPKLVYVVPSFQNPTGACLSWERRRRLLALAREHNLPIVEDDYGSHLRFDGDALPHLKALDDTEHVIYVSNFSKSLLPGLRIGWCAAARPVITRLMAFKQNSDITTSPLLQSALWDFCRRKRYDAHLQKIRPIYHARRDVMLKRLEADFPSGTVWTRPAGGLFLWVTLPTALDATELLYQVRQQGVVFSRGRLFYSDNPKRNTLRLSYGHVTLEQIERGMRVIGTTAKAMLGRGASRAAERFHTQTVPLV; this is encoded by the coding sequence ATGCGTATCACCATTGACCACAGCGCCAAAACACCAGTGTACCTGCAAATTAAGCAGGCTATCCTGGCTGCCATCCGTGACGGCAAGCTGGTTCCAGGCGCGCGGCTGCTGGCGACACGCGAGTTGGCGCAGCAGCTTGGCGTCAACCGCAGCACGGTGGCGATGGCCTACGACGAGTTGCTGGCGGATGGGGTGGTTGAGTCATTTGTCGGACGCGGCACATTCGTGGCCCGGCAAACCCTGGCCGAAGTGACGGCCCTGGAGGGGCGCGCCTCCCGTCAGCCGCCAAATCGCAAGATGGTGTGGGAAGGCGTGTTTTCCGAGCGCGCGCAAAGCCCGGTGGTTGAGTCACTCCTGGATCTCTACCAAGTCAGCACGCTGCGCGATGTCATTTCGTTTTCTGGTTCTTTCCCGGACGCCGGCTCGTTTCCGACGCGCGATTTTCGCAACTCATTGCATTTTGCCGAGCGAACGCTTGGCGATGAAGTCTATCGCTATGGTCCGGTCGCCGGCTACGAGCGGCTGCGCGAGTACCTTGCCCAGCGCATGCGTGAGGGCGGGTCAGATGTGACGGCTGAAAACATCATTGTAACCAGTGGCTCGCAGCAGGCCCTGGACCTCATCGCTCGGGCGCTCATTTCGCCGGGCGATACGGTGGCCATTGAAAACCCGACGTACCCTGGCGCGATGACCGCCTTTGCCTTGGCCGGGGCGCGCCTGCTGCCCATTCCGGTGGACGAGGATGGGCTGTGCGTCGAGGTGCTGGAAAACGTGCTCCGGGTCCAGCGTCCCAAGCTGGTCTATGTCGTGCCCAGTTTTCAGAATCCAACTGGTGCTTGCCTGAGCTGGGAGCGCCGGCGGCGCTTGCTGGCGCTGGCGCGGGAACACAACCTCCCGATTGTCGAAGATGATTACGGCTCGCACCTGCGCTTTGATGGTGACGCGCTGCCGCACCTCAAGGCGTTGGATGATACCGAACACGTCATCTACGTGAGCAACTTCTCGAAAAGCCTCCTGCCGGGCCTGCGGATTGGGTGGTGCGCCGCGGCGCGTCCAGTGATTACGCGCCTGATGGCCTTCAAGCAAAACAGCGACATCACGACCTCCCCGCTGCTTCAGTCGGCGCTCTGGGATTTCTGCCGACGCAAACGGTATGACGCGCACTTGCAAAAGATTCGTCCGATTTATCACGCGCGGCGGGATGTGATGCTGAAGCGGCTAGAGGCGGATTTCCCCAGCGGAACCGTCTGGACACGCCCGGCCGGTGGGTTGTTCCTCTGGGTGACACTGCCCACGGCTCTGGACGCCACGGAACTGCTTTATCAGGTTCGCCAACAAGGGGTCGTCTTTAGTCGCGGTCGCTTGTTTTACAGTGACAATCCGAAGCGAAACACGCTTCGCCTCAGTTACGGCCACGTCACGCTGGAGCAAATCGAGCGCGGCATGCGCGTCATTGGAACAACCGCCAAAGCGATGCTCGGCCGTGGCGCAAGTCGCGCGGCCGAGCGTTTTCACACCCAGACCGTCCCGCTTGTGTAG